Proteins from one Chitinophagales bacterium genomic window:
- a CDS encoding dienelactone hydrolase family protein: MKIQNAFPLLVFFLLISFSAQAQKPCCAHGAKKKCDKTDASAKFVAMSEDAAFSEAHTEPESLPEDTEYIGELKLINVPDGEDARIYEIKSAYKTNRYLFVFHEWWGLNDHIKSESDRWFKNLRDVNVIAIDLYDGKWTKDREKAAELMQSNDSERSLEIIRAAIDYVGKNATIGTIGWCFGGGWSLQAAIEAGDKAAACVVYYGMPEEDTARLSKLEADVLGIFASQDDWINEEVVSTFEQNMEELDKKLTVEWYDAAHAFANPSNPDYDKEAAKAARTQAFDFLTKAYYLKE, encoded by the coding sequence ATGAAAATACAAAATGCTTTCCCATTATTGGTTTTTTTCCTTTTAATAAGTTTTTCCGCCCAGGCACAAAAACCATGCTGTGCGCATGGCGCCAAGAAAAAATGTGACAAAACTGATGCCTCTGCCAAATTTGTCGCTATGAGTGAAGATGCAGCATTTTCAGAAGCCCATACCGAACCCGAATCGCTGCCCGAGGATACGGAATACATCGGTGAATTAAAATTAATAAACGTGCCTGATGGTGAAGATGCGCGCATTTATGAGATCAAATCTGCTTATAAAACCAATCGCTACCTCTTTGTATTTCACGAATGGTGGGGACTGAACGATCACATCAAATCTGAATCCGATCGCTGGTTTAAAAATCTTAGGGATGTCAATGTTATTGCTATTGATCTCTACGATGGCAAATGGACTAAGGATCGTGAAAAAGCTGCTGAGCTGATGCAATCCAATGACAGCGAACGCTCACTTGAAATTATCCGGGCTGCAATAGATTATGTGGGTAAAAATGCAACTATTGGAACAATAGGTTGGTGCTTTGGTGGTGGCTGGTCTTTGCAAGCAGCTATTGAAGCAGGTGATAAAGCCGCTGCTTGTGTAGTATATTACGGAATGCCGGAAGAAGACACAGCAAGACTGTCAAAACTAGAAGCTGATGTTTTAGGAATATTTGCCAGTCAGGATGATTGGATTAATGAAGAAGTGGTAAGCACTTTTGAGCAAAATATGGAAGAATTAGACAAAAAACTTACAGTGGAATGGTACGATGCCGCTCATGCTTTTGCCAACCCGAGCAATCCCGATTATGATAAAGAAGCAGCCAAAGCTGCCAGAACCCAGGCATTTGATTTCCTTACCAAAGCCTATTATTTAAAGGAATAG
- a CDS encoding rhodanese-like domain-containing protein — protein sequence MRKFKYSAIIVFFSFIFSAFTACQNNEGISSISAQEFKEDWKDKQYTLLDVRSQGEFKEGYIKDAILIPVNSNDFKKKALELPKDKPIVIYCHAGPRANQAASVLQQEGFKNIYLLDGSFSAWQDAGLPVEK from the coding sequence ATGAGAAAGTTTAAGTATTCTGCAATAATAGTATTTTTCAGTTTCATTTTTTCAGCTTTTACTGCCTGTCAGAACAATGAGGGCATCAGCAGTATTTCGGCACAGGAATTTAAGGAAGATTGGAAAGATAAACAATATACTTTACTTGATGTTCGCAGCCAGGGGGAATTCAAGGAGGGCTATATAAAAGACGCTATTCTGATTCCAGTGAACAGTAATGATTTCAAAAAGAAAGCCCTGGAATTGCCAAAAGACAAACCCATAGTAATATATTGCCATGCCGGACCCAGGGCGAATCAAGCAGCTTCTGTTTTGCAACAGGAAGGTTTTAAAAACATTTATCTGCTCGATGGCAGTTTCTCAGCCTGGCAGGATGCGGGATTGCCTGTCGAAAAATAA
- a CDS encoding ATP-binding protein — MITREIKETLMEYARSFRAVLVVGPRQSGKTTLVKQCFTEKPYVSLENPDQRELATEDPKAFLNRFPQGAILDEVQRAPLLFNYLQEILDNSNDDGLFILTGSNNILLQENVTQSLAGRIGILDLLPLSYREISQFPSSLTLSDIIPRGFYPEIYDKHRKPQLWYPSYIRTYVERDVQQIKQIENGLLFQKFLKLCAGRIGQQVNIASLSNDCGIDIRTVQSWLSVLQSTYIIYLLQPFHQNFNKRIVKSPKLYFYDTGLSCSLLNIKTSDEFLLTHFKGALVENFFVTECIKNNQNNQQGEQFYYWRDNNGVEVDLIVEKQNKILPIEIKAAQTYTKDFSKNLKKFKSYSGINEGCIVYDGTTEFKGSNGIEVLHWSNYLKRDN, encoded by the coding sequence ATGATCACTAGAGAAATTAAGGAAACCTTAATGGAATACGCTCGTTCTTTTCGGGCGGTATTGGTAGTGGGACCTCGGCAATCCGGTAAAACAACACTGGTCAAACAATGTTTTACTGAAAAACCATATGTCTCCCTGGAAAATCCAGATCAACGCGAACTGGCAACAGAAGATCCAAAGGCTTTTTTAAACAGGTTTCCGCAAGGTGCCATTTTGGATGAGGTTCAACGCGCACCTTTGTTATTCAATTATTTACAGGAAATTCTTGACAACTCAAATGATGATGGTTTATTTATATTGACTGGAAGCAATAATATCCTACTTCAGGAAAACGTCACCCAATCATTAGCTGGCAGAATCGGCATATTGGACTTATTACCTTTGAGTTATAGGGAAATAAGCCAATTTCCTTCGAGCCTTACACTCTCAGACATAATCCCCAGAGGCTTTTATCCCGAAATTTACGATAAGCATAGAAAACCACAACTTTGGTATCCATCCTATATTAGGACATATGTAGAAAGGGATGTGCAACAGATTAAACAAATTGAAAATGGCTTGTTGTTCCAAAAGTTTTTAAAGCTTTGTGCAGGTAGAATTGGTCAACAGGTAAATATCGCTTCACTGAGCAATGATTGTGGAATTGATATAAGAACAGTCCAGTCTTGGCTCTCTGTGCTGCAAAGCACTTATATTATTTACCTGTTACAGCCCTTTCATCAAAACTTTAACAAACGGATCGTGAAATCACCAAAGCTATATTTTTACGACACTGGCCTGTCTTGCAGCTTGCTCAATATAAAAACAAGTGATGAATTTTTGCTCACGCACTTCAAAGGGGCTTTGGTAGAAAATTTCTTTGTTACAGAATGCATTAAAAACAATCAGAATAATCAACAGGGCGAACAATTTTATTATTGGAGGGACAACAATGGAGTGGAAGTAGATCTTATTGTTGAAAAACAAAACAAGATTCTTCCAATTGAAATCAAAGCTGCCCAAACATATACCAAAGATTTTAGTAAAAACCTGAAAAAATTCAAATCCTACTCTGGAATAAATGAAGGATGTATAGTGTATGATGGAACAACTGAGTTTAAAGGCTCAAATGGCATAGAAGTGCTGCATTGGTCCAATTATTTGAAAAGAGATAATTAG
- a CDS encoding cation diffusion facilitator family transporter, with amino-acid sequence MSYSAESEFQKGFKTQWIVLAVGLVLLVAKFSAFIITSSNAILSDALESIVNVAAGSIALYSLYLSAKPKDYNHPYGHGKIEFITAGLEGTMVVFAGLVIIYKAMRDLIVQPNQVENLDIGLAITLFAGTVNYILGFVLVRKGKSIRSAVLIADGKHLKSDAYTSLGLLIGLAVVYFSGVLWLDNIIALIFAVIIIVMGVRIVRESLRDIMDEIDFNEAKTVIESLNKIRRPAWIDVHNLRIIKFGPSLHIDCHLTIPYYYDMNQGHAEIEFLDEKMNKELDPNIEFFVHIDPCTFDSCNICSMPNCPVRKHKQERKIKWELENVLMNQKHGGE; translated from the coding sequence TTGAGCTATTCAGCAGAGAGCGAATTTCAAAAAGGATTCAAGACCCAGTGGATTGTGCTGGCAGTGGGCCTGGTTTTGCTGGTGGCGAAATTTTCCGCGTTTATAATTACCAGTTCCAATGCAATACTCTCGGATGCACTGGAATCCATTGTGAATGTAGCGGCAGGGAGCATTGCGCTTTACAGCCTTTATCTTTCTGCCAAACCAAAAGATTACAATCATCCCTACGGACATGGCAAGATTGAATTTATCACTGCAGGCCTTGAGGGTACAATGGTCGTATTTGCCGGCCTGGTGATTATTTACAAAGCAATGCGGGATCTGATTGTACAGCCCAATCAGGTAGAAAACCTGGATATAGGACTGGCAATTACTCTTTTTGCAGGAACAGTAAATTATATACTTGGATTTGTGCTGGTTAGAAAAGGGAAATCCATTCGCTCTGCAGTGCTGATAGCCGATGGCAAACACCTGAAATCAGATGCATACACTTCATTGGGGTTGCTGATTGGACTTGCAGTGGTTTACTTCAGCGGGGTACTGTGGCTGGATAATATTATAGCCTTGATTTTTGCAGTCATCATTATTGTAATGGGGGTGCGAATCGTCAGGGAGTCGCTGAGGGACATCATGGATGAAATTGATTTTAATGAGGCCAAAACGGTAATTGAATCACTGAATAAGATCAGGAGGCCTGCATGGATAGATGTGCATAATCTAAGAATCATAAAATTCGGGCCATCCCTGCACATTGATTGCCACCTTACCATTCCATACTACTACGATATGAACCAGGGTCATGCCGAAATTGAATTCCTGGATGAAAAGATGAACAAGGAGCTGGATCCAAATATTGAGTTTTTTGTCCATATTGATCCCTGTACTTTCGATAGTTGCAATATCTGTAGCATGCCCAATTGCCCGGTGCGCAAACACAAACAGGAACGCAAAATTAAATGGGAGCTGGAAAATGTGCTAATGAATCAGAAGCATGGAGGTGAATAG